From Rhinatrema bivittatum chromosome 5, aRhiBiv1.1, whole genome shotgun sequence, the proteins below share one genomic window:
- the LOC115092096 gene encoding protein archease-like: protein MDERYYDLTEEQRTIKAKYPAVTKKYEYLDHTADVQLHAWGDTLEEAFQQCAMAMFGYITDIEIVEPLDTVEVIAEGHDMLSLLFHFLDEWLYKFSAEQFFVPREIKVLHIDRMNHKIRSIGWGEEFNLSKHPQGTEVKAITYSAMGL from the coding sequence ATGGACGAGAGGTATTACGACCTGACGGAAGAGCAGAGGACGATCAAAGCCAAATACCCGGCCGTCACGAAAAAGTACGAATATCTGGATCACACAGCAGATGTGCAGTTACATGCCTGGGGTGATACACTGGAGGAAGCTTTCCAGCAGTGCGCCATGGCCATGTTTGGATACATTACAGATATTGAGATTGTTGAACCCCTGGATACTGTAGAGGTGATAGCAGAAGGGCACGACATGCTTTCTCTCCTCTTCCACTTTTTGGATGAGTGGCTTTATAAATTCAGTGCAGAACAGTTCTTCGTACCTAGGGAGATAAAAGTTCTTCACATTGATCGAATGAATCACAAGATACGTTCCATTGGGTGGGGAGAGGAGTTCAATTTATCCAAACACCCCCAGGGCACAGAGGTTAAGGCAATAACCTATTCTGCAATGGGTCTCTGA